A section of the Oreochromis aureus strain Israel breed Guangdong linkage group 22, ZZ_aureus, whole genome shotgun sequence genome encodes:
- the gngt1 gene encoding guanine nucleotide-binding protein G(T) subunit gamma-T1, with protein sequence MPVINVEDLTDKDKAVMEVNQLKLEVKLERWLTSKCCEEIKEYIQALVEEDTLVKGISEEKNPFKEKGGCVIC encoded by the exons ATGCCGGTCATAAATGTGGAGGATCTGACAGATAAGGACAAGGCTGTGATGGAAGTAAACCAGCTTAAACTTGAAGTCAAACTCGAGAGGTGGTTG ACATCTAAATGCTGTGAGGAAATCAAGGAATATATTCAGGCTCTAGTGGAGGAGGACACCCTCGTCAAAGGCATATCAGAGGAGAAGAACCCCTTCAAGGAGAAAGGTGGCTGTGTCATCTGCTAG